The Paramormyrops kingsleyae isolate MSU_618 chromosome 11, PKINGS_0.4, whole genome shotgun sequence genome includes a window with the following:
- the mindy2 gene encoding ubiquitin carboxyl-terminal hydrolase MINDY-2: MEKSANLHRDLGGGTPCLTIAGETSDIKAPEVVKATVDSCKNSEPSVLSTLVASSGASSLSADTASALAGVQKSDVRMEIYDSPPAQNRNTQSTSLSEKQSEPGDYQSNGMECSLASVPKEMDGTTSKLVNKSDSDSPEIHAPTPGITHVQTGDLNCEPAEQTKMLPPTHLCPGETSLVTSKSEDIISSDHAGFEGPASGSEQSPAADSRSFDSLESFSNLNSCPSSDLNSEGIEDKVLAIALQNDEFGPDGPKVPCTKDRGAGQSIYHIKWIKWKEENTPIITQNENGPCPLLAIMNVLLLARKVKMPPMIEIITAEQLMEYLGDYILDAKPKEISEVQRLNYEQNMSDAMAVLHKLQTGLDVNVKFTGVRVFEYTPECIVFDLLDIPLYHGWLVDPQMDDIVKAVANCSYNQLVEKIISCKQSENSELAGEGFVAEQFLNSTATQLTYHGLCELTSSVQESELCVFFRNNHFSTMTKFKGQLYLLVTDQGFLTEEKVVWESLHNVDGDGNFCDSEFRLRPPSDPNTVYHGQQDQIDQDYLMALSLQQEQQSQDLTWEQIPEGISDLELAKKLQEEEDRRASQFYQEQEQAAQAQAHRLPAGGEAASVAGAGTGEATGGSTAGTAPSPGKQPSTGERKHKKEAKDKDKCVLL, translated from the exons ATGGAGAAAAGTGCAAACCTGCATCGAGATCTTGGAGGAGGTACTCCGTGCTTAACGATAGCCGGGGAAACGAGCGACATAAAAGCGCCTGAAGTAGTGAAAGCAACTGTCGATAGCTGCAAGAATAGCGAGCCTTCTGTGCTCAGTACTTTGGTGGCTAGTAGTGGCGCCAGTAGTCTTTCAGCAGACACTGCCAGTGCCCTAGCTGGTGTTCAGAAATCAGATGTCCGAATGGAAATTTACGATTCCCCTCCTGCTCAGAACAGGAACACGCAATCCACCAGTCTATCGGAAAAGCAGTCCGAACCGGGGGACTACCAGAGCAACGGGATGGAGTGCAGCCTGGCTTCGGTCCCAAAGGAGATGGACGGTACCACCTCAAAGTTGGTAAATAAATCAGACAGTGACTCTCCGGAGATACATGCACCAACTCCTGGGATTACACATGTGCAAACTGGGGATCTTAACTGTGAGCCTGCAGAGCAGACTAAGATGTTGCCACCGACGCATCTGTGTCCTGGAGAAACAAGTTTAGTTACCAGTAAATCGGAGGATATCATTTCCAGCGATCACGCCGGATTCGAGGGGCCGGCGAGTGGAAGCGAACAGAGCCCTGCGGCTGATTCCCGAAGCTTTGATTCTTTGGAATCCTTCTCAAATCTCAACTCATGTCCCAGTTCCGACCTGAACAGTGAAGGAATAGAGGACAAAGTGCTGGCCATCGCTCTTCAAAACGACGAGTTTGGGCCAGATGGACCCAAAGTCCCGTGCACTAAGGACCGGGGCGCCGGCCAATCTATATATCACATCAAGTGGATCAAGTGGAAAGAAGAAAACACACCGATCATTACACAAAACGAGAACGGGCCGTGCCCATTATTGGCTATTATGAATGTCCTTTTGCTGGCACGGAAG GTCAAGATGCCGCCAATGATTGAGATCATAACAGCGGAGCAGCTGATGGAGTATCTCG GTGACTACATCCTTGATGCCAAGCCGAAGGAGATCTCCGAGGTCCAGCGGCTCAACTATGAGCAG AACATGAGCGACGCCATGGCTGTCCTGCACAAGCTCCAGACGGGCCTGGACGTCAACGTGAAGTTCACGGGGGTGCGTGTCTTCGAATACACGCCCGAGTGCATCGTCTTCGACCTGCTGGACATCCCGCTCTATCATGGCTGGCTGGTGGACCCCCAG ATGGATGACATTGTGAAAGCAGTGGCCAACTGCAGCTATAATCAGCTGGTGGAGAAGATTATCTCTTGTAAACAGTCGGAAAACAGCGAGCTTGCTGGAGAAG GCTTTGTGGCGGAGCAGTTCTTGAACAGCACAGCCACGCAGCTGACGTACCACGGCCTGTGCGAGCTGACGTCCAGCGTCCAGGAGAGCGAGCTCTGCGTCTTCTTCAGGAACAACCATTTTAGCACCATGACCAAGTTTAAG GGCCAGCTTTACCTGCTGGTGACTGATCAGGGCTTCCTGACCGAGGAGAAGGTGGTCTGGGAGAGCCTGCACAACGTGGACGGAGATGGCAACTTCTGTGACTCAGAATTCCGCCTGCGGCCACCGTCAGACCCGAACACAGTGTACCACGGTCAGCAGGACCAGATCGACCAG GACTATCTGATGGCCCTGTCACTGCAGCAGGAGCAGCAGAGCCAGGATCTGACCTGGGAACAGATCCCAGAGGGCATCAGCGACCTGGAACTGGCTAAGAAactgcaggaggaggaagatcGCCGCGCCTCCCAGTTCTACCAGGAGCAGGAGCAGGCGGCACAAGCACAG GCACACcggctgccagcagggggcgaggCGGCCTCCGTGGCAGGGGCAGGGACGGGGGAAGCGACAGGGGGTTCGACCGCTGGCACAGCCCCCAGCCCCGGGAAGCAGCCCAGCACTGGGGAGCGAAAACACAAGAAGGAAGCCAAGGACAAAGACAAGTGTGTCCTGCTGTAA